AGGATCAGATGTGGAGCGGTTATCCTCAGAAAGAAAGTCAGGGATATTCCGTAGCCAAAAAAATGCTGCTCGTTCAGTCTGCTACCTACCGTATCCAGCATGGATTCAACTCTGTGATCCTTATTCCCGGCAATGTGTACGGGGAATTTGATAACTTCAATTTGACGCAGTCGCATGTGATTCCGGCTTTGCTTCGAAAGTATCAGGAAGCTCGAGACAGCCGCGCTCCGCAAGTCACTGCCTATGGAACAGGGCGACCAACCAGAGACTTTGTTTATGCCGGAGACGTAGCAGCAACCATCCCTTGGTTCCTCGAAAACTACAACAGCAGTGAGCCGGTCAATATTTCCAGCGGGACACGAATTTCTATACGGGAACTGGCTGAAACCGTAAAAAAAGTCACCGACTATCCTGGCGAAATTGTCTGGGACACCACCAAGCCGGACGGCCAGATAGATAAAATTTTCGATGTTACACAACTCCATGATCTCGGGCTTTCCTGTAATACATCGCTTGAGGATGGCTTGCGACGCACATTAAACTGGTTTGCCCTCGCACGAGAAGAAGGATCCGTGCGACTTTGAGTGAGATAGAACCAGACTATACGCATACATCATTCGGCGTGCTTGGCGGCTACGGATTTGTTGGCTCAGCGATTG
The Spartobacteria bacterium DNA segment above includes these coding regions:
- a CDS encoding GDP-L-fucose synthase, with translation MSEKSTAFKRILITGATGFLGHHITPALKERFDAEFVTLGSRDYDLLDPGVPERMMQDVQPDCVVHLAAKSGGIIDNKARPADYFYTNLVMNTHTFDAAFKHGVTKFLSLMGGCSYPHDAKSPIGEDQMWSGYPQKESQGYSVAKKMLLVQSATYRIQHGFNSVILIPGNVYGEFDNFNLTQSHVIPALLRKYQEARDSRAPQVTAYGTGRPTRDFVYAGDVAATIPWFLENYNSSEPVNISSGTRISIRELAETVKKVTDYPGEIVWDTTKPDGQIDKIFDVTQLHDLGLSCNTSLEDGLRRTLNWFALAREEGSVRL